One genomic window of Polyangium aurulentum includes the following:
- a CDS encoding alpha/beta fold hydrolase: MDGTRVLDLGDVELSCIIRGEGPLVLCAHGFPDDERSFRAQVDPLVERGFRVACPTMRGYAPSGVAKSGRYDAEALACDLLAIADRLSPTEKVRLVGHDWGAIAAYAATAIAPERFSHLVTIAVPHMRAVMSRLVRPAQLRRSWYTFYFQLRGIAERGLAKDDLALVDRLWRDWSPGHRPAKEDMDHVKAAIRPRIEHVIAYYRAFFSLRAMTGETRRLLLEDTRVPALYFHGEDDGCLGVENIEGMERFFRKGVDVHRVPRAGHFVHLERPDAVNPPLLDFLTR, from the coding sequence ATGGACGGGACCCGTGTGCTCGACCTCGGAGACGTCGAGCTTTCCTGCATCATCCGCGGCGAGGGGCCGCTCGTGCTCTGCGCCCATGGCTTCCCCGATGACGAGCGCTCCTTCCGCGCGCAGGTCGATCCGCTGGTCGAGCGCGGCTTTCGCGTCGCGTGCCCGACGATGCGCGGCTACGCGCCGAGCGGGGTCGCCAAGAGCGGACGCTACGACGCCGAGGCGCTCGCGTGCGATCTGCTGGCGATCGCCGATCGCCTCTCACCCACGGAGAAGGTCCGCCTCGTGGGCCACGACTGGGGCGCGATCGCCGCGTACGCCGCAACCGCGATCGCGCCCGAGCGCTTCTCGCATCTCGTGACGATCGCGGTGCCTCACATGCGCGCCGTGATGTCGCGGCTCGTGCGGCCCGCGCAGCTTCGGCGCTCCTGGTACACCTTTTACTTCCAGCTCCGCGGCATCGCCGAACGAGGCCTGGCCAAGGACGACCTCGCGCTCGTCGACCGCCTCTGGCGCGACTGGTCCCCAGGCCATCGGCCCGCGAAGGAGGACATGGATCACGTCAAGGCGGCCATCCGTCCGCGCATCGAGCACGTGATCGCCTACTACCGCGCGTTCTTCTCGCTGCGCGCGATGACAGGCGAGACGAGGCGGCTGTTGCTCGAAGACACGCGCGTGCCCGCGCTCTACTTTCACGGCGAGGATGACGGCTGCCTGGGCGTCGAGAACATCGAGGGGATGGAGCGCTTCTTCCGCAAGGGCGTCGACGTGCACCGCGTGCCTCGCGCTGGGCACTTCGTTCATCTCGAGCGTCCGGACGCGGTAAACCCGCCCCTCCTCGACTTCCTCACGCGCTAG
- the folK gene encoding 2-amino-4-hydroxy-6-hydroxymethyldihydropteridine diphosphokinase, with the protein MQRARRVVLGLGSNLGDRAGNLALAVTHLGAERGIVVLARSPIYVTPPAGGPPQGDYLNAAALLSTALPAREILTRTLAIEHALGRVRPDPVRWGPRTIDLDLLWIEGEVIDEPGLTVPHPRLGERAFALRPLLDVAPDAVDPRTGERFADLPAARAPLVRAGGT; encoded by the coding sequence GTGCAGCGCGCGCGACGCGTCGTCCTAGGCCTCGGATCAAACCTCGGTGATCGTGCGGGAAACCTCGCGCTCGCCGTCACGCATCTCGGCGCCGAGCGGGGCATCGTCGTGCTCGCGCGCTCTCCGATCTACGTCACGCCCCCGGCGGGTGGACCTCCGCAAGGCGACTACCTGAACGCCGCGGCGCTGCTGTCGACGGCGCTGCCGGCGCGCGAGATCCTCACGCGCACCCTCGCCATCGAGCACGCGCTCGGTCGCGTGCGGCCCGATCCGGTGCGCTGGGGGCCGCGCACGATCGATCTCGACCTCTTGTGGATCGAGGGCGAGGTGATCGACGAGCCCGGGCTCACGGTGCCGCACCCGCGCCTCGGCGAGCGCGCGTTTGCGCTGCGCCCGCTGCTCGACGTTGCTCCGGACGCGGTCGATCCGAGGACGGGCGAGCGCTTCGCGGATCTGCCGGCGGCGCGCGCCCCGCTCGTGCGCGCGGGAGGGACGTGA
- a CDS encoding ABC transporter ATP-binding protein yields the protein MDAIELRRVTVRYGAGQIALDSVDLAVRVGEICVVLGPNGAGKSTLVKVVSGAMKPDAGEVVVLGTPLARLDRRAIARRIAVVPQSSEVALGFTVNEVVMMGRAPYQGAWMRASRRDEEAVERAIAACELGGLRDRQVSHLSGGERQRVAIARALAQEAEVLLLDEVNAHLDVRHFIAVSELVRREVAERRLACLMVLHDLNAAAQYADRVALLKAGRLVAHGSIEDVMTYRRLKEVFEAELFVGVNELDNARYFLPVRPQVGPSSPRDR from the coding sequence ATGGATGCCATCGAACTTCGCCGCGTGACCGTGCGCTACGGGGCGGGGCAGATCGCGCTGGATTCGGTCGATCTGGCCGTGCGCGTGGGGGAAATTTGCGTGGTCCTCGGACCCAATGGGGCCGGCAAATCGACCCTGGTCAAGGTTGTTTCCGGGGCCATGAAGCCCGACGCGGGCGAGGTGGTGGTGCTCGGAACGCCGCTCGCTCGGCTCGACCGGCGCGCGATCGCCCGCCGCATCGCCGTGGTCCCGCAATCCTCGGAGGTGGCGCTCGGCTTCACGGTGAACGAGGTCGTGATGATGGGCCGCGCGCCGTACCAGGGCGCGTGGATGCGCGCCTCGCGCCGCGACGAAGAGGCCGTCGAGCGCGCCATCGCGGCCTGCGAGCTGGGCGGGCTTCGCGATCGGCAGGTGAGCCACCTGTCGGGCGGCGAGCGGCAGCGGGTGGCGATCGCGCGCGCGCTCGCGCAGGAGGCCGAGGTGCTGCTCCTCGACGAGGTGAACGCGCACCTCGACGTTCGGCACTTCATCGCGGTGAGCGAGCTCGTTCGGCGCGAGGTGGCCGAGCGGCGCCTCGCGTGCCTGATGGTCCTGCACGACCTGAACGCGGCCGCGCAGTACGCCGACCGGGTCGCCCTGCTCAAGGCGGGGCGCCTGGTCGCCCACGGCTCGATCGAGGACGTCATGACCTACCGGCGCCTCAAGGAGGTCTTCGAGGCAGAGCTGTTCGTGGGCGTGAACGAGCTCGATAACGCCCGGTATTTCCTGCCTGTTCGTCCCCAAGTTGGCCCTTCGTCGCCGCGCGACCGATAA
- a CDS encoding sigma-70 family RNA polymerase sigma factor produces MAFFFSKKPTSVAQDLSLASSGGGGGGFDPFEVELLGHLDTLYAVSCRMTKSTTEAEDLVQDTVVKAMRARDQFEPGTNLKAWLLRILTNTFINRYRRGGLERDVLEGPDVESLTDGWIGATTMRGMRDPETAALAPLVEAEVQRALDDLPPEFRVAVVLSDIEELSYKEIADAMGCPIGTVMSRLHRGRKLLQKTLRDHAVAMGIVSEDAAKKAQEAPADLAAYRKRRRSAAL; encoded by the coding sequence ATGGCGTTTTTCTTCAGCAAGAAGCCGACCTCGGTCGCCCAGGACTTGAGCCTGGCGTCCTCCGGGGGCGGAGGCGGGGGGTTCGACCCGTTCGAGGTCGAGCTGCTCGGCCACCTCGACACCCTTTATGCGGTGAGTTGCCGCATGACCAAGAGCACGACCGAGGCCGAGGACCTCGTCCAGGACACGGTCGTCAAGGCGATGCGCGCGCGCGATCAGTTCGAGCCCGGCACCAACCTCAAGGCCTGGCTCCTGCGGATCCTCACGAACACCTTCATCAACCGCTACCGGCGGGGCGGCCTCGAGCGTGACGTGCTCGAGGGGCCGGACGTCGAGTCGCTGACCGACGGGTGGATCGGCGCGACCACGATGCGAGGCATGCGCGATCCGGAGACGGCCGCGCTCGCTCCGCTGGTCGAGGCCGAGGTGCAGCGCGCGCTGGACGATTTGCCGCCGGAGTTCCGCGTCGCGGTCGTCCTCTCGGACATCGAAGAGCTGTCCTACAAGGAGATCGCCGACGCCATGGGCTGCCCGATCGGCACCGTGATGTCCCGCCTGCATCGAGGTCGGAAGCTGTTGCAAAAGACGTTGCGCGACCATGCGGTCGCGATGGGCATCGTGAGCGAAGACGCGGCGAAGAAGGCGCAAGAGGCGCCCGCCGATCTCGCGGCGTACCGCAAACGCCGCCGGAGCGCAGCGCTATGA
- the gshB gene encoding glutathione synthase: MRFVFVMDPLSRVTHDKDTTFAFIKAAQGRGHQSFHCLPQDLSNVGGFPYATAHRIEILAEPPYIVLRRDEGAQRLPLLDVEAVFIRKDPPFDQAYLYATLMLEPSRGGPLLINDPRGLRDANEKLYALNFPEWTPKTMVSADREMIHEFVREVGGQAVIKPLDGAGGWGVMMLRADDRNGRAIVDMLTFEGQRLAMVQEFLPAVSAGDKRIILLDGEPLGAILRVPRGDEIRSNIHVGGSVVPTELTAREKDLVRSIAPRLRADGLVFVGLDVIGERLTEVNVTSPTGIQELSRFTGINQSDRVIEWAEKNARKR; this comes from the coding sequence ATGCGCTTCGTGTTCGTGATGGATCCTCTGAGCCGCGTGACGCACGACAAGGACACGACGTTCGCCTTCATCAAGGCGGCGCAGGGACGCGGCCACCAGAGCTTCCACTGCCTCCCCCAGGATCTGTCCAACGTGGGGGGTTTTCCGTACGCGACCGCGCACCGGATCGAGATCCTCGCAGAGCCGCCCTACATCGTGCTGCGCCGTGACGAGGGCGCGCAGAGGCTGCCGCTGCTCGACGTCGAGGCCGTCTTCATCCGCAAGGATCCTCCCTTCGACCAGGCCTACCTCTACGCGACGCTCATGCTCGAGCCCTCGCGCGGCGGCCCGCTGCTCATCAACGATCCGCGCGGCCTGCGCGACGCGAACGAGAAGCTCTACGCGCTGAACTTCCCCGAGTGGACGCCGAAGACCATGGTCAGCGCCGACCGCGAGATGATCCACGAGTTCGTCCGCGAGGTGGGCGGCCAGGCGGTGATCAAGCCGCTCGACGGCGCGGGCGGCTGGGGCGTGATGATGCTGCGCGCAGACGATCGAAACGGCCGCGCGATCGTTGACATGCTCACCTTCGAGGGGCAGCGCCTCGCGATGGTGCAGGAGTTTCTCCCGGCCGTCTCCGCGGGCGACAAGCGCATCATCCTGCTCGATGGCGAGCCTCTCGGCGCCATCCTGCGCGTGCCGCGCGGCGACGAGATCCGCTCGAACATCCATGTCGGCGGCAGCGTGGTGCCCACCGAGCTGACCGCGCGCGAGAAGGACCTCGTCCGCTCGATCGCCCCGCGCCTCAGGGCGGACGGGCTCGTCTTCGTGGGGCTCGACGTCATCGGCGAGCGGCTCACCGAGGTCAACGTCACGAGCCCGACCGGCATCCAGGAGCTCAGCCGTTTCACCGGAATCAACCAGTCCGATCGCGTGATCGAGTGGGCCGAGAAGAACGCGCGCAAGCGCTGA
- a CDS encoding serine protease, translating into MTSRAAQGEAARAAASGDGPIGVVRRSIVAVTAGSSGGTGWVALGNGIVVTSWRAVGCHADVFLSLEDGRRATGRVVNVDVERDLAFILPVEPLGVPALSLRPEPPPRLGEAVFLLIASPGESLVMAPSVVSAESRAGEPAALGVDLHGRVGRGGCPAIDATGRVLGLITTGRSGARSGVDRGRMLMPVGLFTRDLRALDVPPAELSDRALIHRCPSCTEPFSAENDRCHACGELLPHAFETPPRCAGGERVVRDALAALGIVANKARVGPRTWRILHRALGGEAAPSEVTVRIDQEGLQVLLRVPLVRLPLAAHEPFYRLLLTANDQTTGVCRLSLAGDVVVLSFSEPVPAFASEHDVAVVFHDLVRLAEQYRKALAELFGAEALREGLREE; encoded by the coding sequence ATGACCTCCCGGGCGGCCCAGGGCGAAGCGGCGCGCGCAGCAGCGAGCGGCGATGGCCCGATCGGGGTCGTGCGTCGCTCCATCGTGGCCGTGACGGCGGGCTCTTCGGGCGGCACGGGATGGGTGGCGCTCGGCAACGGGATCGTGGTGACGAGCTGGCGCGCCGTCGGATGTCACGCGGACGTGTTCCTGTCGCTCGAGGATGGCCGCCGCGCGACGGGGCGCGTGGTGAACGTGGACGTCGAGCGGGATCTCGCGTTCATCCTGCCCGTCGAGCCGCTCGGCGTGCCCGCGCTGTCCTTGCGTCCGGAGCCCCCGCCGCGGCTCGGCGAGGCGGTGTTCTTGTTGATCGCATCTCCAGGCGAGAGCCTCGTGATGGCGCCCTCGGTGGTGTCGGCCGAGAGTCGCGCGGGCGAGCCTGCAGCGCTCGGCGTGGATCTGCACGGGCGCGTCGGGCGTGGCGGATGTCCGGCGATCGACGCGACCGGGCGCGTGCTCGGCCTCATCACGACGGGCCGCTCGGGCGCGCGCTCGGGCGTCGATCGCGGTCGCATGCTCATGCCCGTGGGTCTGTTCACGCGCGACCTGCGGGCGCTCGACGTGCCGCCGGCCGAGCTGAGCGATCGCGCGCTGATCCACCGCTGCCCGAGCTGCACCGAGCCCTTCTCGGCGGAGAACGACCGCTGTCACGCCTGCGGCGAGCTGCTGCCGCACGCGTTCGAGACGCCGCCGCGCTGCGCGGGCGGCGAGCGGGTGGTGCGCGACGCGCTCGCGGCGCTGGGCATCGTCGCGAACAAGGCGCGCGTCGGTCCACGGACCTGGCGCATCCTGCACCGCGCGCTCGGCGGCGAAGCCGCGCCGTCGGAGGTGACGGTGCGCATCGATCAGGAGGGCTTGCAGGTGCTCCTGCGCGTGCCCCTCGTCCGTCTGCCGCTCGCGGCGCACGAGCCTTTCTATCGGCTGCTGCTCACCGCCAACGATCAGACCACCGGCGTCTGCCGGCTGTCGCTCGCGGGCGACGTCGTGGTGCTCTCGTTCTCGGAGCCCGTGCCTGCGTTCGCGAGCGAGCACGACGTGGCCGTCGTGTTCCACGACCTCGTGCGGCTCGCCGAGCAGTACCGCAAGGCGCTCGCGGAGCTGTTCGGCGCGGAGGCTTTGCGCGAGGGGCTTCGCGAGGAGTGA
- a CDS encoding polyhydroxyalkanoate synthesis regulator DNA-binding domain-containing protein, producing MYDTKDSRYVTLQQIGEMVRAGEEVQIIDNATKEDKTEVTLALIISEDLKSQPRSVPLGTLRDLIQERGERILNTLREGPIGRLIPGSGQPEDEAAAAAAAAGVAPAADASAVTPEPPPEPANHPGSLAEGDKPSGAKARLTEIVETSRQTLDQWQHAVDERIRHILPGVGLFRDLQAEVKRLSQRVEELEAVVGKLSGAPVRQDPDAPEIKDAE from the coding sequence TTGTACGACACCAAGGACAGCCGCTACGTGACCCTCCAGCAGATCGGGGAGATGGTCCGCGCGGGCGAAGAGGTCCAGATCATCGACAACGCGACCAAGGAAGACAAAACCGAGGTCACGCTGGCGCTGATCATCTCGGAGGATCTCAAGTCGCAGCCGCGAAGCGTGCCCCTCGGGACGCTGCGAGACCTCATCCAGGAGCGCGGCGAGCGCATCCTGAACACGCTGCGCGAGGGGCCGATCGGACGGCTCATCCCAGGCAGCGGGCAGCCCGAAGACGAGGCCGCAGCGGCAGCAGCGGCGGCAGGCGTCGCACCTGCGGCAGACGCGAGCGCCGTCACGCCCGAGCCCCCGCCGGAGCCGGCGAACCATCCGGGGAGTTTGGCCGAGGGCGACAAACCTTCGGGCGCCAAGGCGCGGCTCACCGAGATCGTGGAGACCTCGCGGCAGACGCTCGACCAGTGGCAGCACGCGGTCGACGAGCGCATCCGGCACATCCTGCCGGGCGTGGGCCTGTTCCGGGACCTCCAGGCGGAGGTCAAGAGACTTTCGCAGCGCGTCGAAGAATTGGAGGCCGTCGTCGGCAAGCTCAGCGGAGCCCCCGTGCGGCAAGATCCCGACGCCCCCGAGATCAAGGACGCGGAATAG
- a CDS encoding NADH-quinone oxidoreductase subunit H, translated as MPGSARSMSLAALLSAAFVLIGCNTNDNAPDLLRVVDVAPREVESGDRLEVLGTNLPTGEAKEATITLRGTLRRPGEAPLEGQTIVIDKARLSIDKVSATVTDGLVARMCGQGEDAMHTTFHGDVIVTLATQAPGALPVGGSVKDVTLDVRPMTPRRAVVEAREKEGTRVLAFLGITVAPEAPTTGGLVIGAVRPDSPAARVQIQPGDVITSFEGVMVSSPADVIPSGEEHLPLIGIKRGAEEPNERPISIEGFHSSAPADLLGAAIIMGLAAALIFLSASPLARLVAWGERRIAGRVASRGVGRRSGTRSLAMRIAAEVRGSIAAEVGPQDGDPILVRLAPYLVFLGICATFAVMPFGKRLVGADLDVGVLFLIAMTALVTIGLVTGGPGQERWSFFGGLRAAGRILLQQLPAAAALVCVVAMTGSLRLEDIVIAQGGAGASTLDAGGWPWHWFVFRNPVFFALFLLYFTTTIAADGLAGAALPEADREEGKAGSKMGTRQLLFLFAEWAHVFVACGIASAIFLGGWQIPGLAAAAQADHVGLVLLGALVFLLKSWGLVLFVVWIRWALPRLSAEQRTWLAVRWFVPLSIGASALALAGAMAASSTGLSRNVGLVSGVVTFVTLVTLAVHGVRRVQITLREARTPLHLNPFL; from the coding sequence ATGCCCGGATCCGCCCGGTCCATGTCCCTCGCCGCGCTCTTGTCGGCGGCGTTCGTCCTGATCGGATGTAACACCAACGACAACGCGCCCGATCTGCTGCGCGTGGTCGACGTCGCGCCGCGCGAGGTGGAGTCCGGCGACAGGCTCGAGGTTCTCGGGACGAACCTGCCGACGGGGGAGGCGAAGGAAGCGACGATCACGCTGCGCGGCACGCTGCGCCGGCCTGGCGAGGCGCCGCTCGAGGGCCAGACGATCGTGATCGACAAGGCGCGGCTGTCGATCGACAAGGTGAGCGCCACCGTGACCGACGGCCTCGTCGCGCGCATGTGCGGGCAGGGCGAGGACGCGATGCACACGACCTTCCACGGCGATGTGATCGTGACGCTCGCGACGCAGGCGCCGGGCGCGCTGCCGGTCGGGGGCTCGGTCAAGGACGTGACCCTCGACGTGCGTCCGATGACGCCGCGTCGCGCCGTGGTCGAGGCGCGCGAGAAAGAGGGAACGCGCGTGCTCGCGTTCCTCGGCATCACGGTGGCGCCCGAAGCGCCGACGACGGGCGGTCTCGTGATCGGCGCGGTGCGTCCCGACAGCCCCGCGGCGCGCGTGCAGATCCAGCCTGGCGACGTGATCACGAGCTTCGAGGGCGTGATGGTCAGCTCGCCCGCGGACGTGATCCCGAGCGGCGAGGAGCACCTGCCGCTCATCGGCATCAAGCGCGGCGCAGAGGAGCCGAACGAGCGGCCGATCTCGATCGAGGGCTTCCACTCGAGCGCGCCTGCGGACCTGCTCGGCGCGGCGATCATCATGGGACTCGCGGCGGCGTTGATCTTCCTGTCCGCGTCGCCGCTCGCGCGGCTCGTCGCGTGGGGCGAGCGGCGCATCGCGGGGCGGGTGGCGTCGCGCGGGGTCGGACGAAGGTCGGGGACGCGCTCGCTCGCGATGCGCATCGCGGCGGAGGTACGCGGCTCGATCGCGGCCGAGGTGGGTCCGCAGGACGGCGACCCGATCCTCGTGCGACTCGCGCCTTACCTCGTGTTCCTCGGCATCTGTGCGACGTTCGCGGTGATGCCGTTCGGCAAGCGCCTCGTCGGCGCCGACCTCGACGTGGGCGTGCTCTTCCTCATCGCGATGACCGCGCTCGTGACGATCGGCCTCGTCACCGGCGGGCCTGGACAGGAGCGCTGGTCGTTCTTCGGCGGGCTGCGCGCGGCGGGGCGGATCCTCCTGCAGCAGTTGCCCGCGGCGGCGGCGCTCGTGTGCGTGGTGGCGATGACGGGCTCGCTGCGGCTCGAGGACATCGTGATCGCGCAGGGCGGCGCAGGCGCGTCGACCCTCGACGCGGGCGGCTGGCCCTGGCACTGGTTCGTCTTCCGAAACCCCGTCTTCTTCGCGCTGTTTTTGCTGTACTTCACGACCACCATCGCGGCGGATGGGCTCGCGGGCGCGGCGTTGCCGGAGGCCGATCGCGAGGAAGGCAAGGCGGGGTCGAAGATGGGGACGCGGCAGCTCCTCTTCCTGTTCGCCGAGTGGGCGCACGTGTTCGTTGCGTGCGGCATCGCGAGCGCGATCTTCCTCGGCGGGTGGCAGATCCCGGGACTTGCCGCCGCGGCGCAAGCCGATCATGTGGGGCTCGTGCTCCTCGGCGCGCTCGTCTTCCTGCTCAAGAGCTGGGGGCTCGTGCTCTTCGTCGTCTGGATTCGCTGGGCGCTGCCGCGCCTGTCCGCCGAGCAGCGCACGTGGCTCGCCGTGCGGTGGTTCGTGCCGCTGTCGATCGGCGCATCGGCGCTCGCGCTCGCGGGCGCGATGGCGGCGTCCTCCACGGGCCTGTCCCGAAACGTCGGCCTGGTGAGCGGGGTCGTGACGTTCGTCACCTTGGTGACCCTCGCCGTCCATGGCGTGCGGCGCGTCCAGATCACGCTGCGCGAGGCGCGTACTCCACTGCACCTGAACCCTTTCCTTTGA
- the ggt gene encoding gamma-glutamyltransferase has product MRPFRALSTACLAAAFAFVLAVPGVGCGASPAQSPADSALAPPPTTAAPTTTAAAAPGATAAPKETPAPSAPHRFAVAAENPTATRIAMDVLEKGGSAVDAAIAGVLAVGVTHPVSSGLGGGGFALVWDAKTKKATVLDFREKAPMGLKQSEFAKRFPPENKAGVMTGVPGEVAGLAELHARWGKLAFADLVRGPADAADKGFPVSAHLARALKWSEKWVTKAPRYGFFLDAGALVGAGKIVKNPALAATLRKLGAEGKKAFYEGSIAADIVATARAGGGHLSAADLKTYEVIERAPLRTRWEGYEVHTMPPPSAGGVMMLETLHMHTKADLVALGHNSGAYAHLVAETFRGAVADRVRAIGDPAFVKVDVDGLVAPERMKARRARISLTATTPAEKFRLKEAGTSHLVVVDADGNVVSITSTVNNMFGAKLVTEGGFVLNDELEDFTTERIEGLYGVTPLKGPNSPQPGARPVSSMTPTIVLQGDRPVMALGGSGGTRIATGVTQVLLAHLAFGIPVSQAVAGPRLETPPGGGLVVDAAFGPEVIKDLETRGEVVDASKPNFSAVQAVSIQEGPGGMRVIEAAADPRKGGEGAVK; this is encoded by the coding sequence ATGCGCCCCTTCCGCGCCCTCTCGACCGCCTGCCTCGCCGCCGCGTTCGCGTTCGTGCTCGCCGTGCCCGGCGTCGGGTGCGGCGCATCGCCCGCGCAATCGCCCGCAGACAGCGCCCTCGCGCCCCCGCCCACGACCGCCGCGCCCACGACGACGGCGGCGGCTGCTCCAGGCGCCACGGCCGCGCCGAAGGAAACGCCCGCGCCCAGCGCGCCGCACAGGTTTGCCGTGGCCGCGGAGAACCCGACGGCGACGCGCATCGCGATGGACGTGCTCGAGAAGGGTGGCAGCGCGGTGGACGCGGCGATCGCGGGCGTCCTCGCGGTCGGCGTCACGCACCCGGTCTCGAGCGGGCTCGGCGGCGGAGGCTTCGCGCTCGTGTGGGACGCGAAGACGAAGAAGGCCACGGTGCTCGACTTCCGCGAGAAGGCGCCGATGGGCCTGAAGCAGAGCGAGTTCGCGAAGCGCTTCCCGCCCGAGAACAAGGCGGGCGTGATGACGGGCGTGCCGGGCGAGGTCGCGGGCCTCGCGGAGCTGCACGCGCGCTGGGGCAAGCTCGCGTTCGCAGACCTCGTGCGCGGGCCGGCAGACGCGGCGGACAAGGGTTTTCCGGTGTCGGCCCACCTCGCGCGGGCGCTCAAGTGGAGCGAGAAGTGGGTGACGAAGGCGCCCCGTTACGGCTTCTTCCTCGACGCTGGCGCGCTCGTCGGCGCGGGCAAGATCGTGAAGAACCCGGCGCTCGCTGCCACGCTGCGCAAGCTCGGCGCGGAGGGAAAGAAGGCGTTTTACGAGGGATCGATCGCCGCCGACATCGTCGCGACGGCGCGCGCGGGAGGCGGGCATCTCTCCGCGGCGGATCTGAAGACGTACGAGGTCATCGAGCGCGCGCCGCTCAGGACGCGCTGGGAGGGCTACGAGGTGCACACCATGCCGCCGCCCTCGGCCGGAGGCGTGATGATGCTCGAGACCTTGCACATGCACACGAAGGCAGACCTCGTCGCGCTCGGGCACAACAGCGGCGCGTACGCGCACCTCGTGGCCGAGACGTTCCGCGGCGCCGTCGCCGATCGCGTGCGAGCGATCGGCGACCCGGCCTTCGTGAAGGTCGACGTCGACGGCCTCGTGGCTCCCGAGCGCATGAAGGCGCGGCGCGCGCGCATCTCGCTCACGGCCACGACGCCCGCGGAGAAGTTCCGGCTCAAAGAGGCGGGCACGAGCCACCTCGTCGTCGTCGACGCCGACGGCAACGTCGTGTCGATCACGAGCACCGTCAACAACATGTTCGGCGCCAAGCTCGTCACCGAGGGCGGCTTTGTCCTCAACGACGAGCTCGAGGACTTCACGACCGAGCGCATCGAGGGCCTGTACGGCGTGACGCCGCTGAAGGGCCCGAACTCGCCGCAGCCGGGCGCGCGTCCGGTCTCGAGCATGACGCCGACGATCGTGCTGCAGGGCGATCGCCCCGTGATGGCCCTCGGCGGCTCGGGAGGCACGCGCATCGCGACGGGCGTCACGCAGGTCCTGCTCGCGCACCTCGCGTTCGGCATCCCGGTGAGCCAGGCCGTCGCGGGGCCGCGCCTCGAGACGCCCCCCGGCGGCGGCCTCGTCGTCGACGCGGCGTTCGGCCCCGAGGTGATCAAGGACCTGGAGACGCGCGGCGAGGTCGTGGACGCGAGCAAGCCGAACTTCAGCGCAGTGCAGGCGGTCTCCATCCAGGAGGGCCCGGGCGGCATGCGCGTGATCGAGGCTGCGGCCGACCCGCGCAAGGGCGGCGAGGGCGCGGTGAAGTAG
- a CDS encoding anti-sigma factor family protein — protein sequence MRGLKAMTDECSLHARWMSSYVDGELDAGHAVDMEAHVLRCGECSERVNFLRATRVSMKRTADKRAPDALRARVAAAMLAEKRRVKEADREHAGGAKLVSWKYAAALAAAAGVVLSIGATRNRDAAAPTADLARRGATEMASTMGVGFDSLIDDLVALHAHPLPPETTNPDELQRFDPLVGVPVRKPVFQPFGASFHGARVHAMRDRRAALLQYTVQGNHRVTVYVFDPRAVPMQATRLRPRVVRERSVFVGNLRGYSVAAAETRNGVGYALASDLSDDQSAQLVLAAVQQ from the coding sequence ATGAGGGGGCTCAAGGCAATGACCGACGAGTGCTCGCTGCACGCGCGGTGGATGTCCTCGTATGTCGATGGCGAGCTCGATGCCGGGCACGCGGTCGACATGGAGGCCCACGTGCTGCGCTGCGGAGAGTGCTCCGAACGCGTGAACTTTCTGCGTGCGACGCGCGTGAGCATGAAGCGCACCGCCGACAAACGCGCGCCCGATGCGCTCCGCGCTCGCGTCGCCGCTGCGATGCTCGCGGAGAAGCGTCGCGTGAAGGAGGCCGATCGCGAGCACGCTGGCGGCGCCAAGCTCGTGAGCTGGAAGTACGCGGCGGCTCTCGCGGCTGCGGCTGGCGTGGTGCTGTCGATCGGAGCGACCCGCAACCGTGACGCTGCCGCTCCCACGGCGGACCTCGCGCGTCGCGGCGCGACCGAGATGGCCTCGACGATGGGCGTCGGCTTCGACTCGCTGATCGACGACCTCGTCGCGCTCCACGCGCACCCGCTGCCTCCGGAGACGACGAACCCGGACGAGCTGCAGCGCTTCGATCCGCTCGTCGGCGTCCCCGTGCGCAAGCCCGTGTTCCAGCCGTTCGGCGCGAGCTTCCACGGCGCGCGCGTGCACGCGATGCGCGACCGCCGCGCAGCGCTGCTCCAGTACACGGTGCAGGGCAACCACCGCGTCACGGTGTACGTCTTCGATCCGCGCGCGGTGCCGATGCAGGCCACGCGCCTGCGCCCCCGCGTCGTGCGCGAGCGCTCGGTGTTCGTGGGCAACCTGCGCGGCTACTCCGTGGCCGCTGCCGAGACGCGCAACGGCGTCGGCTACGCGCTCGCCTCCGACCTCAGCGACGATCAGAGCGCCCAGCTCGTGCTCGCCGCGGTCCAGCAGTAA